The stretch of DNA actgttattgctgctgttcaAAGAACCTGAAAGCATACAATGAAGACTTGGAACTAAACAAACATCTGAGTGGACACCTCTAGattgttactggaattaaatgcagaagttaactataaaagtttctcaaaatgttctggatgctttgtgttggttgtttatagatagatatataaaactatacacaaacagggaaataaaaaaaagcttaaaaacataGGGAAAGATAATCGTATACAGTTATTTATAGCTtagtcaccttttttttttgaaaaaaattgtagatAAACTATTACCTGAACATGCAGTACATCCACAACTCTGAATTAATACCGGTTTTGTAGTGTGATATAGTCCTGTATgaaccataaatcaactacgtGTTAAATCACTCTTCTCCATCACTGTTGTCACTATCTTTGAGCTTCGTAACAATGCCTAGGTCGCTATCCTTTAGCTTAGGGAACTTAACCAGGTGAAAATGCAAGCATCTATTTCTAAGACAAATTTGCAGAATGCAGTTTAGCCACAAGTCACTTTATGGAGAGATACTATGTTGTATGGCGTATAATCTATGAGAAGTGAGAAAATGGTGTTCCTGAAAGAGAACACTTCTCTAGATCGTTACTTTGGAACGGGTTTTGCACCTGCTATACTGCAAGAATCCCCTAAGCAGTGATGTATCTTTGTGGACTTTGAGATATCTGTGTGATTAGGTTTAAGCTTAACACGCAAACTGATTTCAAGTACAACTCTAGGCACAAGCGTGGGAAAGAGCATGCTGTCGGGACACAATCTTTCTCGCTTACAAGGTATCAAATGGTACGTTACTCAAGTTAAAGTCTAACTTCTATGACAACTTCATTTTcaccaaaggagctgcagttaaGTACACAAACTAATGCAGCTCAACTGAAGTTTCACCACTGCGACGGAGTACAGAATACTTTTCCCACCGACCTTAAAGGTTGCGGTGGTGGTGATGAAGGGGTGACAGATACTTGACTTTtaacccaaaacaaattttcagctgtgttaaattcaCCTGTACACAAAGAACATGTTATTCCTTCTGAGgcaacagctgaggatttgaaCAGTCTGTTTTCACCTTGAGCTGTTCCCAATGTAgaggttatgaaaaaaagaaataattcaaaaggTATTCTGTCAGTGTGCTGATGCAGTTGTTTCTTAAATTCTGGTCACGCTGAAATAGAGTTATGTTCTAGCATTCATATATAGGTAGCACTCCATTACAActtatgaacaaaattcagaagttcatctTATCTCAAATTTCTTGGAATTCGATTAGGTTGCAGTCTTATtaaagtcactttttttcttcttttttttctttttgttctttttttcttttttttctttttcttttttttctttttttttttttgttctttttttttctttttttttttcttttctctttttgcaacCGGAGAcactttaccataacagagaagcccatatttacatctctgagcccggacacaaaaCGCAGCTGCACataccaccaggctcagggcagaaatcattcacgcagttacatagctatgtaCCACTACATGCATGCGGACACCTATTTGTCACTAGATAAGCATGTtcatctttcctcctctccttcacaatacctagctgttctctcatctcgTTAGGTCAGCCATTCcccattttcctctcctgtatctctcttcagacgttctctatcctcctcttttttgcttgtgaaTTGTGgcaaggcaaaggttgtgtgtagctgggtgccCATGACCTGATTTGTGTCACAATCAACTAAACGCTGAATACAGGACaaaaaggcatgggagacagaaggcaaacatcaatatGGTGGTTAAGGTGATTATAATAacaagccaggaaaaaaaaaagaaatagtattgtagtattactttctttagcaagctagcagccttATTTATGAAGCACGTGAAGAGCGTGCACtgttcttacagaagagattagagaagcaaaaatgtgttacgctgcattccagaactcaacctgagagttacagtctgctgtgagttctgggTTATAACCATTTGACACGTGTTGGGGTTGCGACTGTGCAAGGGCTGCGATGCCCATTtgcaattttcattggcattatcacagctagttgttttgaaagcaacccttgagcttcctcatgctcgacttgttgcaaaatattctgaagccgatcaataaagttagtctatgactctctaggaccctgcaagaccGTGGCGAACGACGCACTAGAGGCTCGCCCAGACTCCCATATGCCCCTATCCGGACTGCCTTCATAGCCATCTCCTCCGTCTGCAAATAGCTGTCCCTGGGAtgccttgcctgagtcacaggaTCGGtcagcacaattattttctccagccaacgGCTCACAGTtcacagcaattccccgattaagcTTTTCAATcgaggccactacacatagctcgCAAAAATCAGATAACCGCATCATGCACTGCGTCGGCGTGCGTACAACACAAAGCGATGACTTCCAATAATCACGtggtgtgagtgtataaggctctgccatcgCTTCAAGAAGGGAATAGCAAATGTACTATGAATTCCCCCCTTCCTGCACGgctttaacagcctcgtattgcacaggctgccactctgcaggttgatttggctGACAAAATAGTGAACGTGCCATGGCGCCTCCCAAATGCCCTCGCTTAAGCGCTTCCCGCCTGCATTCCTGCCACcgatccctcagaccccctttcaccctccccgaaaatacagccagtgcatcagggggaggaggaaaaaggtctagctcctctTCCGGGTCTATAGGACCTGAGTCAAAAGGTTTATCGGTGTCAGTGGAATCATTGTctgagttgtcctgttcccgcgcttggtcctgtgctgtgagggtcgctgcaatcagtgacaggagctttgggggcagaggaggtgtggacggaatcgccatcgctgacggtgtgttgagaagagccgCGCTGTCGGGGGGATTTACAGCCTCCCCCGGTTTAGCACTGTTAGTCGAATTAGcccacacttggcaaagagaagtcagaatttgccaccaaggcgCTAAACACATGCCTGCCACGGAGTCCTCCTCCACGGCAGCATCACACAATCGCCTGCTGACcgcttgccaggcaggaattttccaggtgccatcaggtggaaagTCCAGCACTTTGTCACGGATCCATTCTAGCAGAGTCACTAGCTGCGGACCCATCATCACGTTCTCTAATAAAGTCTgtgtaaaaggagaatatagTGCGTTTTGCATGACAAGTTTTCCGTAGCTCCTTaatcatttcccagtgaaataCCTGATATTGGCCTGGGTGTCTATCTTGTAATATCACGGGAAACGCGTGCGCTCCCTCTTTCATGCTTTCCAAGTGCActctcctccacccctctgTAATCCGTCTGCCGATATCATTTTCATCATCGCTACTGCTTCCCTTATTACCGCTCTGCCGCACCACTCGCTTCTTCCTTACTTTTGACTGTTCCTTTTTTAGCCGCAAAAACGAAGTGTgctgctccagttcctccaggctgtagcctctgtagcaGTCAAGGCAATTCGGCACCTACCCCTTACTGGGTAGCGCTGCCACACCGTCACCATTGAGAgtcctcagaaaacatttgactAATAGATGTTACAGTTGTCTCAGAATAGAGGTTAAGAATTTGCTCCCAGGTTCATGCACTGTTTTATAGGCTCTTAAATAAGCGAATTACTGAGAAATGCGACAGCTGCTTTATTCAGACAGGACAGTTCAATacaacttcaccttttgccatttaccacagaaatgatacagaacCTCTAGCTACCCGAGCAGTTaagtacaaaaatgcagaatacccAGACTCACCCAGATgtgatcataaaacaaaaccaacccccaagccaccacaacttcagccttcttcccttgctgcttctgagggttttttcttttctttcaaagcagctatTACATTGCACGTTTGCATGCCCTCGCTTCCTCTATTATTCAGTAACCAAACAGCCCCTGGATGTTGGAGAGAAGCAAGGTCTCCACGGGAAGAGTCTTCACATCAACCTGAATTACGGCCTTTCCAagaaacgaaaaaaaaaaaataaaatactgtccCATCAGACAGGAGACAAAATTATCCAAAGTCCTACATCCCTTTCCCACAAGCAGGACACAGTTGACAGATTCAACAGCTTTCGCGTTGTAAAGCTTCTCAGAAATAAGGCAGCTAATCCACACGCTGTTGCAATTCTACACACACGCTTCTGAGGCCACCTTCTGTCAGCTCTGAACCAATACCACACCAAAACGTCACGGCCCAGTAAGTGTCATTTTTGCAGGATGGGGCAGTCTTCAGGTTCAATACTAGTCGCTAAGCTCCAGATCGTATGTATTCAGGGTAGCGCTGCTTTGTAGTAACCCCTCGGATAACAGCTAGAAAAGAAAGACCgctattttcattacagaagtatcagaccagtcagaaaagttgtgttttcctcccagtagcCCCTAACTATCTCACAGAACCTCCTATAGCTAAGGAACCAACCTAAGGTTTTGCAGCTGTGCTCTCTGCTTGTCTCAAcacttttttaaagtatatgaagtgcaaaactgacaaaaattagTAAGACTTAACACATTTTGGCCGTACATAACACAGACTAAAATAGCAGTAAACGACAATTCTTTCGCATGTTCAGTTCTAAACACATCCTGTGAAAATAACGACAGAAGTGTTTGTGCTTGCACAGGTGGCTGGGCAATGAAAGCCCTAGAATTcaagaatctttaaaacaagctctgccttCATGGCATAgtaccttctctctctctgtctacATGAAAACATTGACTGAGTTGTTCATCAacagttttccccttccttaccCAGTTTGCCCAGCAGCGTCTGTCCAGCATCTTTAATATCATTGTACTCATGGAGCAGAGAAATGCGCTGCTCCaattcctccaggctgtagcctctgtagcaataaaagcagaaaaggtcaaaaatgCCGCACAGCGAGTGTTGCCCCTACTGACCGACCgagcacagcaaggagatttGAGACGCTCAAGCCTGGCACTATCTAAAGCAGAATCCGAAGGCAGCAAGTACAGTTGCTGCAAGTCATCAACACGAAAGCTACAAATGAGCAGACCCTcattttgagttgttttttttttgccacatcgacttacaaaaaaaccccaacccacctgaATTCTCAGAATCAAGTAGAAACAggaataggctgtggtgagctcaatttatatctatatctctAATCTgtagctagtgaaaaaaaaatgtaaggtggtaaagcaaaaaagctttgggaacagcctTTGTTGCTCTGCCATTTCCATTCTCTGTACTACACGTGACCTTAGAAAATAACACTCCTTTGCAACAAATAACCCACAGAGATACCCTCTCtttaaaaaccaagcagcaacTTTATCTCAAAAGAGCTGCTAATAAGCAGCTGCCACAGTAGGTCATAAGAAACCACAGTAAAGCAG from Falco biarmicus isolate bFalBia1 chromosome 9, bFalBia1.pri, whole genome shotgun sequence encodes:
- the LOC130154656 gene encoding LOW QUALITY PROTEIN: DNA repair protein SWI5 homolog (The sequence of the model RefSeq protein was modified relative to this genomic sequence to represent the inferred CDS: deleted 1 base in 1 codon) — translated: NVFSLLYRFPPPASCQPNGTSQEALQYEIKELKQKDLALDQETAQLLSEGYSLEELEQRISLLHEYNDIKDAGQTLLGKLAVIRGVTTKQRYPEYYDLELSD